A portion of the Sphingobacteriales bacterium genome contains these proteins:
- a CDS encoding DUF2309 domain-containing protein → MSHTNFDEQHILQELKHYLPTQTPLKDFIHHNSLHAFQDMKFYDAIFKASKIFGYQVTLQLGEFRKLYETGRINDAVLERIIVERKGAELLNEWKQNVLFKNYNETITPRIGVLRSQWKEQYRIDINNLVQPLLFRVLASYLDQGISIWEFPLDPKGFLASLTALEKNSFSSLFKTKRAKQLLQEQPTITDLLKLIVGDEAYFNQYLFDQQFSHRGWSGMAATVEEKPDTLFDTKIISLRDIIIFELLLEIDALDYNLGKKWQPITAAIVQPPQDLFTDVPIGQLQEVFRIWQDAFEWSYYDVVLSGIQINSQTQKKPIQKKSFQAIFCIDERECSIRRNLESSDPECETLGCPGFFGVEFYFQPQGARFYDKLCPAPVTPKYLIKEINVKRSHQHEALYTHQTHTFLTGYLSTFILGFWSAVRLLQQLFTPKMSPAISNAFAHMHKEAQLTIENKQPGDIENNLQIGFTIDEMAVRVEGLLRGIGLKADFAPLVYVVGHGSSSANNPHHGAHDCGACSGRPGSVNARVFAFMANHPKVRERLRNNGIDIPETTRFIGALHDTAADQIEYYDDENLSELNQIQHKKNRASFEQALDLNAKERSRRFASINTKQDVKKVRKAILDRSVSLFEPRPELGHGTNTLCIVGERKITKGLFLDRRAFLNSYNYKTDPTGDLLAGVMRPLGPVCGGINLEYYFSRVDNQKLGAGTKLPHNVMGLFGVANSSDGDLRPGLPWQMIEVHDPVRLFIIVEHYPEIVLKTIQSSPEMYEWFIHEWVHVAAIHPETNDIYYFKEGAFRLYQPFDNKIGTTNDIHALIENAQEMESNHIVHATKENMPVYLHK, encoded by the coding sequence ATGAGTCACACCAATTTTGATGAACAACATATCCTGCAGGAGCTGAAGCATTATTTGCCCACACAGACTCCGCTCAAAGATTTTATTCATCATAATTCGCTCCATGCATTCCAGGATATGAAATTTTATGATGCCATCTTTAAGGCATCTAAAATATTCGGCTATCAGGTGACCCTGCAGTTGGGGGAGTTCAGAAAACTATATGAAACCGGCAGAATCAATGATGCTGTTTTAGAAAGAATAATTGTTGAGCGGAAAGGCGCTGAGCTTCTGAACGAATGGAAACAAAATGTGTTGTTCAAGAATTACAATGAGACCATCACACCCAGAATCGGTGTGCTGAGAAGCCAATGGAAAGAACAATACAGGATTGACATCAATAATTTGGTGCAGCCGCTTTTATTCCGTGTGCTGGCCAGTTATTTAGATCAGGGAATTTCTATCTGGGAGTTTCCGCTAGACCCCAAAGGGTTTCTGGCGTCCCTGACGGCACTGGAGAAGAATAGTTTTTCCAGCTTATTTAAGACCAAGCGTGCAAAACAATTGCTGCAGGAGCAGCCAACAATTACAGACTTATTAAAGTTGATTGTCGGTGATGAAGCATATTTTAACCAGTATCTCTTTGACCAGCAATTCAGCCATCGAGGCTGGTCGGGAATGGCCGCTACGGTGGAAGAGAAACCGGACACCTTGTTTGATACCAAAATAATTTCATTAAGGGACATAATCATTTTTGAGCTTTTACTTGAAATTGATGCCCTGGATTACAATTTGGGAAAAAAGTGGCAACCCATAACCGCCGCGATTGTTCAGCCCCCTCAGGACCTATTTACAGATGTGCCCATCGGCCAGCTGCAGGAGGTTTTTAGAATATGGCAGGATGCGTTCGAATGGAGTTATTATGATGTCGTATTGTCCGGTATTCAAATCAACAGTCAGACACAGAAAAAGCCGATTCAGAAAAAAAGCTTTCAGGCTATTTTCTGTATCGATGAAAGAGAGTGTTCCATAAGAAGGAATCTGGAATCATCAGACCCGGAATGTGAAACACTGGGTTGTCCCGGTTTCTTTGGCGTGGAATTTTATTTTCAGCCCCAGGGTGCCAGGTTTTATGATAAGTTATGTCCTGCGCCGGTCACGCCGAAGTATCTGATAAAAGAAATCAACGTAAAAAGAAGTCATCAGCACGAGGCATTGTATACACACCAAACGCATACTTTTTTAACGGGCTATTTAAGTACGTTTATACTTGGATTCTGGTCGGCAGTTCGGTTGCTCCAGCAATTGTTTACACCCAAAATGAGTCCGGCCATTTCCAATGCATTTGCCCACATGCACAAGGAAGCTCAGCTTACGATAGAAAATAAACAACCGGGCGATATTGAAAACAATTTACAGATTGGATTTACAATCGATGAAATGGCAGTCCGGGTGGAGGGTTTGTTAAGAGGTATCGGACTGAAAGCTGATTTTGCACCGCTTGTCTATGTCGTTGGCCATGGCTCCAGCAGTGCTAACAACCCGCACCACGGTGCACATGATTGCGGAGCGTGCAGCGGCCGGCCCGGCTCGGTAAATGCTCGTGTTTTTGCATTTATGGCAAATCATCCGAAAGTCCGGGAACGTTTAAGAAATAACGGAATTGATATTCCGGAAACCACCCGGTTTATTGGTGCACTGCATGATACTGCTGCAGACCAGATAGAATATTACGATGATGAAAATCTAAGTGAGCTGAATCAGATACAACATAAGAAGAATAGGGCTTCATTTGAACAGGCACTTGATTTGAACGCGAAAGAACGTTCGCGGCGATTTGCCTCCATTAATACGAAACAGGATGTTAAAAAGGTTCGAAAGGCAATCCTGGATCGTTCGGTTTCTTTGTTTGAGCCACGACCTGAATTAGGCCATGGCACCAACACCCTTTGCATTGTGGGGGAACGGAAAATTACAAAAGGCTTGTTTTTAGACCGCCGCGCCTTTCTGAATTCATACAACTATAAAACAGACCCGACAGGTGATTTGCTGGCTGGTGTGATGCGGCCCCTCGGCCCCGTTTGCGGAGGGATTAATCTGGAGTATTACTTTTCGCGGGTGGATAATCAGAAGCTGGGTGCCGGGACCAAATTACCGCACAATGTAATGGGTCTGTTTGGGGTTGCCAACAGCAGCGACGGAGACTTACGTCCTGGGTTGCCGTGGCAGATGATAGAAGTTCATGACCCCGTTCGTTTATTTATCATTGTGGAGCATTATCCTGAAATCGTTCTGAAAACAATACAATCTTCGCCGGAGATGTACGAATGGTTTATCCATGAATGGGTGCATGTTGCGGCCATCCATCCGGAAACAAATGACATTTACTATTTTAAGGAAGGAGCCTTTAGGTTGTATCAGCCGTTTGATAATAAGATTGGAACCACCAACGATATTCATGCCCTGATTGAAAATGCACAAGAAATGGAATCGAATCATATTGTTCACGCCACAAAAGAAAACATGCCGGTTTATCTGCATAAATAA
- a CDS encoding RidA family protein, translated as MARKIIYTDDAPEPIGPYSQAVYISGMLFVSGQIPLDPFSGTLIKNGIEDETVQVMENLKAILHAAEMDFSNVVKCSIFLSDMHDFPKVNEVYGRYFKTNPPARETVEVSVLPKNANIEISCIAVR; from the coding sequence ATGGCGAGAAAAATAATTTACACGGATGATGCTCCCGAACCGATAGGTCCTTATTCTCAGGCCGTATATATCAGTGGAATGCTGTTTGTTTCCGGGCAGATTCCTTTAGATCCGTTTTCCGGGACATTAATTAAAAACGGGATTGAAGACGAAACCGTTCAGGTGATGGAAAACCTGAAGGCAATCCTGCATGCCGCCGAGATGGATTTTTCCAATGTGGTGAAATGTTCCATCTTCTTATCCGACATGCACGATTTCCCAAAGGTGAATGAAGTGTATGGCAGATATTTTAAAACCAATCCGCCGGCCAGAGAAACCGTGGAAGTAAGTGTATTACCCAAAAATGCGAATATTGAAATTTCCTGTATTGCTGTCCGTTAA
- a CDS encoding AI-2E family transporter, translating into MQTFNERFRQIAFFFFLVALGLLIFLQLQFLVPGILGAVTLYILNRKPFFILIYQKKWNKYLATTLLIFLDAVILLIPFGLATYFVLPKVHNFSENAGDLFAGVKAIIERVSASIGVTILSKESLGNIPALVSSNLPDFLNSAFNAFMNISTVYFLLFFLLINAQKLEMILLKYIPLNAENKKLITAETKNIVVSYAIGIPVIAIAQGFCAYIGYTIFGIKDPMLWGFVTAVCSVIPFVGSGLIWIPLAVFLYIHGNAGDSLGLAVYCALVVLNIDNLLRLVFLKAYANIHPLITLFGVITGLKLFGFIGLIFGPLLVSSLLLLIRIYIIEFSSENNSA; encoded by the coding sequence ATGCAGACTTTTAACGAACGGTTCCGGCAAATTGCATTCTTCTTTTTTTTAGTGGCGCTCGGGCTGCTTATTTTTTTACAGCTTCAGTTTCTGGTGCCCGGAATTTTGGGTGCAGTAACCCTATATATTTTAAACAGAAAACCTTTCTTCATTCTGATCTATCAGAAAAAATGGAATAAGTATCTTGCAACCACCCTGCTAATATTTCTGGATGCTGTGATTTTATTGATACCCTTTGGCCTTGCCACCTATTTTGTATTACCGAAGGTGCACAATTTTTCAGAGAATGCCGGTGATTTGTTTGCCGGCGTAAAGGCAATCATAGAACGTGTTTCGGCCTCCATCGGCGTTACAATACTTTCCAAAGAATCATTGGGCAATATTCCGGCATTGGTATCTTCCAATCTTCCTGATTTTCTCAATTCAGCTTTCAATGCATTCATGAATATTTCCACCGTGTACTTCCTGCTGTTTTTTCTGCTGATCAATGCACAAAAATTAGAAATGATCCTGTTAAAATACATTCCTTTGAATGCCGAAAACAAAAAACTGATTACTGCAGAAACAAAAAACATCGTGGTATCCTATGCCATCGGCATACCGGTAATCGCCATTGCCCAGGGTTTTTGCGCCTATATCGGTTATACCATTTTCGGCATCAAGGATCCGATGTTGTGGGGGTTTGTAACCGCTGTTTGTTCCGTTATACCTTTTGTCGGCTCCGGCTTGATCTGGATTCCCCTGGCGGTATTTTTATATATCCATGGAAATGCGGGTGATTCGCTGGGACTCGCCGTCTACTGTGCATTGGTGGTATTAAATATTGATAACCTGCTGAGGCTGGTCTTTCTCAAGGCCTATGCCAATATTCATCCTCTGATTACATTATTCGGTGTCATTACCGGATTGAAGCTTTTTGGATTTATCGGGCTGATTTTCGGGCCCCTGCTCGTTTCATCCTTACTGCTGCTGATTCGAATTTATATCATAGAGTTTTCTTCCGAAAACAACAGTGCATAA
- a CDS encoding carbonic anhydrase (macrophage inducible 5; Mig-5), whose protein sequence is MKTHTKETQINTTPRMALEILKEGNDRFIKNYKENRNLLQQVNDTRDGQWPFATILSCIDSRTSAELIFDQGLGDIFSVRIAGNIVNTDILGSMEFACKVAGSKLIVVLGHSKCGAVKGACDHVEMGNLTELLSKLQPAVYQEKETKKDRTSANYTFVENVAEINVKRSVKSIIERSFILEQLVENGEIGVVGAMYNVETGKVDFYDDVMYIRDEQNIEFSVAELRH, encoded by the coding sequence ATGAAAACACATACAAAAGAAACCCAGATAAACACCACGCCGAGAATGGCGCTGGAAATTTTAAAAGAGGGAAATGACCGTTTTATAAAAAACTATAAGGAAAACCGGAATTTATTACAGCAGGTAAACGATACCAGAGACGGACAGTGGCCTTTTGCCACCATACTAAGCTGTATTGACAGCAGAACATCTGCCGAATTAATATTTGACCAGGGACTGGGCGACATTTTTTCGGTACGTATTGCCGGCAATATCGTAAACACGGATATACTCGGCAGTATGGAGTTTGCCTGTAAAGTAGCGGGGTCAAAATTAATTGTAGTGCTGGGGCATTCAAAATGCGGTGCGGTAAAAGGCGCGTGCGACCATGTCGAAATGGGAAATCTGACAGAGCTGTTATCTAAACTGCAACCGGCTGTTTACCAGGAAAAAGAAACCAAAAAAGACAGAACATCTGCGAACTATACGTTTGTTGAAAACGTGGCAGAAATCAATGTTAAACGTTCCGTAAAAAGCATCATCGAACGCAGTTTCATTTTAGAGCAGTTGGTTGAGAACGGAGAGATTGGCGTAGTTGGCGCCATGTATAATGTTGAAACCGGCAAAGTAGATTTTTATGATGATGTGATGTATATACGCGATGAGCAGAATATCGAATTCAGCGTAGCGGAACTAAGGCACTAA
- a CDS encoding SulP family inorganic anion transporter: protein MQKYFRTWKQDLPAGIVVFLVALPLCLGIALASGAPFFSGMIAGIVGGLVVASISNSQLSVSGPAAGLAAIVLVSIQQLGAFNVFLLAVVLAGIMQVVLGFLKAGTISNYFPSNVIKGMLTAIGILIILKQIPHAFGYDADIEGNLDFIQANGENTFTALLHPLQHINLGATLIAVTALAILILWEKPFIKNRAGFIPGGLVAVIVSIVLNELFVTTGSSLAITEKSHLVNVPIANGLNEFLGFFTFPDFSQITNVKVITIAATIAVVASIETLLSIEAVDNIDPHKRVTSTNLELKAQGIGNIVSGLIGGLPITSVIVRSSANVNAKAETKVSAMFHSFLLLVCVALIPTLLNKIPLAALAAILLTVGYKLTKISIYKEMFQNGKHQWVPFIVTVLVVVFTDLLKGVGVGLAVSIFYILKGNLKNAYFFHKEDYHAGDKIRIQLAEEVSFLNKASIKQTLAHLPENSVVTIDASKTTYIDYDVLELIRNFREVQAKEKNITPILIGFKEEYKIENDIHVQSIHELK, encoded by the coding sequence ATGCAAAAATATTTCCGAACATGGAAGCAGGACCTTCCTGCCGGTATAGTCGTTTTCCTGGTGGCATTGCCGCTTTGCCTTGGTATCGCACTGGCATCCGGTGCGCCTTTTTTCTCCGGCATGATTGCCGGTATTGTAGGGGGATTGGTTGTCGCATCCATTAGTAATTCCCAACTGAGCGTCAGTGGTCCCGCTGCGGGACTGGCGGCCATTGTGCTGGTATCAATTCAACAATTGGGTGCGTTCAATGTTTTTTTACTGGCAGTCGTATTAGCCGGTATCATGCAGGTGGTATTGGGCTTTTTAAAAGCCGGAACCATCAGCAATTATTTCCCATCAAACGTCATAAAAGGTATGCTGACGGCAATCGGAATCTTAATTATTTTGAAACAGATTCCGCATGCATTTGGCTATGATGCGGATATAGAAGGAAACCTGGATTTTATACAGGCAAACGGAGAAAATACATTCACAGCACTTCTGCACCCGCTGCAGCATATCAACCTGGGCGCTACACTGATAGCGGTAACAGCCCTTGCGATCTTGATTCTTTGGGAAAAACCGTTTATTAAAAACAGAGCGGGTTTTATTCCCGGTGGTTTGGTGGCTGTAATTGTCAGTATTGTCTTAAACGAACTGTTCGTAACCACGGGCTCTTCGCTTGCCATAACTGAAAAATCACATCTGGTGAATGTGCCTATCGCCAACGGCCTGAATGAGTTTCTGGGGTTTTTCACCTTCCCTGATTTTTCACAGATTACCAATGTAAAGGTCATCACCATTGCTGCCACGATTGCAGTAGTGGCTTCAATCGAAACACTCTTAAGCATAGAGGCGGTAGACAATATTGATCCGCATAAAAGAGTCACCTCAACAAACCTGGAACTGAAGGCGCAGGGAATCGGAAATATCGTTTCCGGCCTGATAGGGGGGCTGCCCATAACCAGTGTAATTGTCAGAAGTTCTGCCAATGTGAATGCAAAAGCCGAAACAAAGGTGTCGGCCATGTTTCACAGTTTCTTATTGCTGGTGTGTGTTGCCCTGATTCCAACATTACTAAATAAAATTCCACTGGCGGCACTGGCGGCCATATTGCTCACCGTAGGTTATAAGCTGACTAAAATTTCAATATACAAAGAGATGTTTCAAAATGGAAAACACCAGTGGGTTCCGTTTATAGTCACGGTACTTGTGGTGGTGTTCACCGATTTATTGAAAGGCGTAGGCGTAGGATTGGCAGTCAGTATTTTTTATATATTAAAAGGCAACCTGAAAAACGCATATTTCTTCCACAAGGAAGACTACCATGCCGGTGATAAAATCAGGATACAGCTGGCGGAAGAAGTCTCCTTCTTAAACAAGGCAAGCATCAAGCAGACGCTGGCACACTTACCTGAAAATTCGGTTGTCACCATTGATGCGTCCAAAACAACCTATATTGATTACGATGTACTGGAATTGATAAGAAATTTCAGAGAAGTCCAGGCCAAGGAGAAAAACATCACGCCGATACTGATTGGCTTCAAAGAAGAATATAAAATCGAGAATGACATACATGTACAATCCATTCATGAATTAAAATAA
- a CDS encoding response regulator transcription factor: protein MMTVGIIDDHGIVLQGVSMLFKQQEDYDVLFAINNLTDGLEALNGTPPQVLFLDINIKGDDGLEAIKVIKKKNPSIKIIMLTSFEETALAKTALRNGADGYLLKDATETEFLDAANAVVNGQQYIQKSVQDLLLKDAMGQKKDNSYIPKLTRREKEILQLIVDEKTTQEIADTLFLSVSTVETHRMNLISKLGVKNAAGLVKIALEKGLLKD, encoded by the coding sequence ATGATGACAGTTGGCATTATAGATGATCACGGAATTGTGCTCCAGGGTGTGAGCATGCTGTTTAAACAGCAAGAAGATTACGATGTGCTTTTTGCAATCAATAATTTGACGGATGGACTGGAAGCATTAAACGGCACGCCTCCTCAGGTGTTATTTTTGGACATCAACATCAAGGGCGATGACGGACTGGAGGCCATTAAGGTCATCAAAAAGAAAAATCCATCCATTAAAATCATCATGCTTACCTCCTTTGAGGAAACGGCGCTGGCCAAAACAGCCCTGCGCAACGGTGCCGATGGTTATTTATTAAAAGATGCCACCGAAACTGAATTTCTGGATGCGGCAAATGCCGTTGTGAACGGACAGCAGTATATCCAGAAAAGCGTACAGGATTTACTGCTCAAAGATGCCATGGGACAAAAGAAAGACAACTCCTATATTCCCAAACTTACCCGCCGTGAAAAGGAAATTCTGCAGCTCATCGTGGATGAAAAAACCACGCAGGAAATTGCGGATACGCTGTTTCTGAGTGTCAGTACGGTGGAAACGCACCGCATGAATCTCATCAGCAAACTCGGGGTGAAAAATGCCGCCGGACTGGTAAAGATTGCTCTTGAAAAGGGATTGCTGAAAGACTAA
- a CDS encoding CBS domain-containing protein produces the protein MKQSSEAIIGIFKNYTIKDIVINQYKSLQDHHTIKDAIKMILSTQNKMILIYHKTTMIGVLTKKHIVRALRKDDENASITKYMHKALAFADAGLDLLTARQLLANTAEHILIVKEDNQIIGIIDKDNVDELVSFVTAKKRAINL, from the coding sequence ATGAAACAATCGTCAGAAGCAATCATCGGGATCTTTAAAAACTATACGATAAAAGATATTGTCATCAACCAGTATAAATCCCTGCAGGACCACCACACCATTAAGGATGCGATAAAGATGATACTGTCTACTCAAAATAAGATGATACTCATTTATCATAAAACAACCATGATTGGTGTTTTGACAAAAAAACACATAGTCAGGGCTTTGCGAAAAGACGATGAAAATGCATCGATTACAAAGTATATGCACAAGGCGCTGGCCTTTGCCGACGCAGGTTTAGATCTTTTAACTGCCAGGCAGCTGCTGGCCAATACTGCCGAACACATACTGATAGTAAAAGAAGATAATCAGATTATAGGAATAATTGACAAAGATAATGTGGATGAACTTGTTTCATTTGTCACAGCCAAAAAGAGAGCGATAAATTTATAG